A window from Streptomyces sp. NBC_00335 encodes these proteins:
- a CDS encoding LacI family DNA-binding transcriptional regulator, with the protein MSQSSKPPKPPTSPSPSPAPVPTSADVARLAGVSRATVSYVLNNAEAVRISEPTRRKVREAAEELGYVPHAAARSLRAGHTRIVLLPTSHVPIGPLYSTFLNELQWALRGLDYTVVQYGSLGLTGDEAARAWAELRPVAVLSLGEITLSAHNVATLKRAGARAVLTMGPQAVAGAHALVMDQAEVGARAAEHLVGQGRRRIGVVVPEEKGLELFSTPRLEGARSVAGAEIAALRMAYSEESAAKLAEQWGSLGLDAAFAYNDEYAMLLMRAFQDVGLRVPEDVAVMGADDLLIGRLLRPRLSTVQIEMPTGERLAALVDQAVREPSAAVRRHDLMAAVAVPRDST; encoded by the coding sequence ATGTCTCAGTCATCGAAGCCGCCGAAGCCCCCCACGTCGCCGTCCCCGTCGCCGGCGCCCGTCCCGACCAGCGCGGACGTCGCCCGTCTCGCCGGAGTGTCGCGCGCGACGGTCTCGTACGTCCTGAACAACGCGGAGGCCGTACGCATCAGCGAGCCGACCCGCCGCAAGGTGCGCGAGGCCGCCGAGGAGCTCGGCTACGTCCCCCACGCGGCCGCCCGCAGCCTGCGCGCCGGGCACACGCGCATCGTGCTGCTGCCCACCTCGCACGTGCCGATCGGCCCGCTCTACAGCACCTTCCTCAACGAGCTGCAGTGGGCGCTGCGCGGCCTCGACTACACGGTGGTCCAGTACGGCAGCCTCGGCCTCACCGGCGACGAGGCCGCGCGGGCCTGGGCCGAACTGCGGCCGGTCGCGGTGCTCTCCCTCGGGGAGATCACCCTGTCCGCGCACAACGTGGCCACGCTCAAGCGCGCCGGGGCGCGCGCGGTGCTGACGATGGGGCCGCAGGCCGTTGCCGGGGCGCACGCGCTGGTCATGGACCAGGCGGAGGTCGGCGCGCGGGCGGCGGAGCACCTGGTGGGGCAGGGCCGGCGCCGGATCGGGGTCGTCGTGCCGGAGGAAAAGGGGCTGGAGCTGTTCTCCACGCCCCGCCTGGAGGGCGCACGGTCCGTGGCGGGGGCGGAGATCGCGGCCCTGCGGATGGCCTACTCGGAGGAGTCGGCGGCCAAGCTGGCGGAGCAGTGGGGGTCGCTGGGGCTGGATGCGGCGTTCGCGTACAACGACGAGTACGCGATGCTGCTGATGCGGGCCTTCCAGGACGTGGGGCTGCGCGTGCCGGAGGACGTCGCCGTCATGGGCGCGGACGACCTGCTGATCGGGCGGCTGCTGCGGCCGCGGCTCAGCACGGTGCAGATCGAGATGCCGACGGGGGAGCGGCTGGCGGCGCTGGTCGACCAAGCGGTACGGGAGCCCTCGGCGGCGGTGCGCAGGCATGACCTGATGGCTGCGGTGGCGGTGCCGCGGGACTCGACGTGA
- a CDS encoding aldehyde dehydrogenase family protein, which produces MPLLDPTLWQDGPTLTGGTAPVVEPATGQTLATIDLASPADVAEVAVRAHAAQRDWARATHLERAAVLRRAGDLFTAHAQELRDWLVRESGSIPGKADFELHVAAQECYEAAALASRPAGQVLPSEAPRLSFTRREPVGVVGVVAPFNAPLILSIRSVAPALALGNAVLLKPDRRTAVCGGLALAAVFAAAGLPGGLLHVLPGGAETGAAVVTDPLVRVVSFTGSTASGRVVGELAGRHLKRAHLELGGNSALVVLRDADVAAAVAQASWGSFFHQGQICMTAGRHLVHASLYDEYVERLAARAEELAVGDPYRERVHLGPLIDRSQLDRVHGLVEASTAQGAKLVAGGAHQDLFYRPTVLAGAGDDSPAYAEEVFGPVAPVRSFATEDEAVELASAGPYGLSLGIVTGDAARGLDLAGRIPVGIAHVNDQTVNDEAVAPFGGVGASGTGARFGGEANLDAFTELRWTTLRATPGGHPF; this is translated from the coding sequence ATGCCGCTCCTCGATCCGACGCTCTGGCAGGACGGACCCACCCTCACCGGAGGTACCGCCCCGGTCGTCGAACCCGCCACGGGCCAGACCCTCGCGACCATCGACCTGGCCTCCCCGGCCGACGTCGCGGAGGTCGCCGTACGGGCCCACGCGGCCCAGCGCGACTGGGCGCGGGCCACCCACCTGGAGCGGGCGGCCGTGCTGCGCCGGGCCGGTGACCTGTTCACCGCCCACGCGCAGGAGCTGCGGGACTGGCTGGTCCGGGAGTCCGGATCCATCCCCGGCAAGGCCGACTTCGAGCTGCACGTCGCCGCGCAGGAGTGCTACGAGGCCGCGGCCCTGGCCTCGCGCCCGGCCGGGCAGGTGCTGCCGAGCGAGGCGCCGCGGCTGTCGTTCACCCGCCGCGAACCGGTCGGTGTCGTGGGGGTGGTGGCGCCCTTCAATGCACCGCTGATCCTCTCGATCCGCTCGGTCGCGCCCGCGCTCGCCCTCGGCAACGCGGTGCTCCTCAAGCCGGACCGCCGCACCGCGGTCTGCGGCGGGCTCGCACTCGCCGCCGTCTTCGCGGCGGCCGGCCTGCCGGGCGGACTGCTGCACGTCCTGCCCGGCGGCGCCGAGACGGGCGCGGCGGTGGTCACCGACCCCCTGGTCAGGGTGGTCTCGTTCACCGGATCCACCGCGAGCGGCCGGGTCGTCGGTGAGCTGGCGGGCCGTCACCTCAAGCGTGCGCACCTGGAGTTGGGCGGCAACTCCGCGCTCGTCGTGCTCCGCGACGCCGATGTGGCGGCGGCCGTCGCACAGGCCTCCTGGGGCTCCTTCTTCCACCAGGGCCAGATCTGCATGACGGCGGGCCGGCACCTCGTGCACGCCTCGCTCTACGACGAGTACGTGGAGCGGCTCGCCGCCCGCGCGGAGGAGCTCGCGGTCGGAGACCCGTACCGCGAGCGGGTGCACCTGGGGCCGCTCATCGACCGGTCCCAGCTGGACCGGGTCCACGGCCTGGTGGAAGCCAGCACCGCGCAGGGCGCCAAACTCGTCGCGGGCGGCGCCCACCAGGACCTCTTCTACCGGCCCACGGTGCTGGCGGGCGCCGGAGACGACAGCCCCGCCTACGCGGAGGAGGTCTTCGGTCCGGTGGCGCCCGTACGGTCCTTCGCCACGGAGGACGAGGCCGTGGAGCTGGCCTCCGCGGGCCCCTACGGGCTCTCCCTCGGGATCGTGACCGGCGACGCGGCGCGCGGACTGGACCTGGCGGGGCGGATCCCGGTCGGGATCGCGCACGTCAACGACCAGACGGTCAACGACGAGGCGGTGGCTCCCTTCGGCGGCGTCGGCGCGTCCGGCACCGGCGCTCGCTTCGGCGGCGAGGCGAACCTCGACGCCTTCACCGAGCTGCGCTGGACCACGCTCCGCGCGACCCCGGGCGGGCATCCGTTCTAG
- a CDS encoding thiolase family protein, which translates to MSIRTVRDVYVVDAVRTPIGKFGGALAGVRPDDLAAHVVRALVDRTPALDPARIDDVVFGDANGAGEDNRDVARMAVLLAGLPVTVPGVTVNRLCGSGLEAVVQAARAIALGDASVAIAGGVESMSRAPWVVQKPERAFPAGHQQMWSTTLGWRMTNPRMPAEWAGSLGEGAELVADKHGITREAQDAFALESHRKAAAAWAAGQYDAEVVPYAGVDLPRDECIREGSGPEALARLKPAFRSDGTGTVTAGNASPLNDGAAALLLTDEEGLAATGREPLARISASAVTGIEPQLFGLGPVEAVERALAKAGRGFADLAAFELNEAFAAQALGCLASWPELDPAVVNPRGGAIAIGHPLGASGARLAGSVAHQLAAAGSGTGIAALCIGVGQGIALVLER; encoded by the coding sequence ATGAGCATCCGTACCGTCCGCGACGTCTACGTCGTCGACGCCGTCCGCACCCCGATCGGGAAGTTCGGCGGTGCCCTCGCCGGTGTCCGCCCCGACGACCTGGCCGCCCACGTGGTGCGCGCGCTCGTGGACCGTACGCCCGCACTGGACCCGGCCCGCATCGACGACGTCGTCTTCGGTGACGCCAACGGCGCGGGCGAGGACAACCGCGACGTGGCCCGCATGGCGGTGCTGCTCGCCGGGCTCCCCGTGACGGTGCCCGGAGTCACCGTCAACCGCCTCTGCGGCTCCGGGCTCGAAGCCGTCGTCCAGGCGGCCCGCGCCATCGCGCTCGGGGACGCCTCCGTCGCCATCGCCGGGGGCGTCGAGTCCATGAGCCGGGCCCCCTGGGTGGTGCAGAAGCCGGAGCGCGCCTTCCCCGCCGGGCACCAGCAGATGTGGTCCACCACGCTCGGCTGGCGGATGACCAACCCCCGGATGCCCGCGGAGTGGGCCGGTTCGCTCGGCGAGGGCGCCGAACTCGTCGCCGACAAGCACGGCATCACCCGCGAGGCGCAGGACGCCTTCGCGCTGGAGAGCCACCGCAAGGCGGCGGCCGCCTGGGCCGCCGGGCAGTACGACGCCGAGGTGGTTCCGTACGCGGGTGTGGATCTGCCGCGCGACGAGTGCATCCGCGAGGGTTCCGGCCCGGAGGCGCTCGCGCGCCTGAAGCCCGCCTTCCGGAGCGACGGCACCGGCACGGTGACGGCGGGCAACGCCTCGCCGCTCAACGACGGAGCCGCCGCACTGCTGTTGACGGACGAGGAGGGCCTCGCCGCCACCGGGCGGGAGCCGTTGGCCCGGATCAGTGCGTCGGCCGTCACCGGGATCGAGCCCCAGCTCTTCGGTCTGGGGCCGGTGGAGGCGGTCGAGCGTGCGCTCGCCAAGGCGGGCCGCGGGTTCGCCGATCTGGCCGCCTTCGAACTCAACGAGGCTTTCGCGGCGCAGGCGTTGGGATGCCTCGCCTCCTGGCCCGAGCTGGATCCGGCCGTGGTCAACCCGCGTGGCGGGGCCATCGCGATCGGGCACCCGCTCGGTGCTTCGGGCGCCCGGCTGGCGGGTTCGGTGGCCCACCAGCTCGCGGCGGCCGGATCCGGTACGGGGATCGCGGCCCTCTGCATCGGTGTGGGACAGGGCATCGCCCTCGTGCTGGAGCGCTGA
- a CDS encoding thioredoxin family protein produces the protein MLRAGRSFRENKQNSTLEVWKTVATVELTKENFDQTVSENSFVLIDFWAGWCRPCLQFAPVYEKAAEANPDLLFAKVDTEAQQELAAAFQISSIPTLMIVRDQVAIFSQPGALPEAALTDLITQARALDMDEVRTKIAAEQAGAAGATAEEPGTPDA, from the coding sequence ATGCTTCGAGCCGGTCGTTCGTTCAGGGAAAACAAGCAGAACAGCACTCTGGAGGTCTGGAAAACCGTGGCTACTGTCGAACTCACCAAGGAGAACTTCGACCAGACGGTGAGCGAGAACTCGTTCGTCTTGATCGACTTCTGGGCGGGCTGGTGCCGCCCCTGCCTGCAGTTCGCCCCGGTCTACGAGAAGGCCGCCGAGGCCAATCCCGACCTGCTCTTCGCCAAGGTGGACACCGAGGCGCAGCAGGAGCTGGCCGCGGCCTTCCAGATCAGCTCGATCCCGACCCTCATGATCGTCCGGGATCAGGTCGCGATCTTCTCGCAGCCCGGCGCACTGCCCGAGGCGGCGCTGACCGACCTCATCACCCAGGCCCGCGCCCTGGACATGGACGAGGTCCGCACGAAGATCGCCGCCGAGCAGGCCGGCGCCGCCGGTGCCACGGCCGAGGAGCCCGGCACGCCGGACGCCTGA
- a CDS encoding MFS transporter — protein MALSSPGTGTAAATTDAPASPRGLLPLLLVGNGAMYALYIGVAGVLLALQVEDIDAANKVANFGLIAGVSAIFATVFNPVAGALSDRSGRRNPWILGGGLAAIPAMFLLGAADTILLITIAWCLGQAVMNIYQAAITSVVPDRVPMSARGKASAAVGLGLPLGSTIGALIGAAFSDDYRTGYLIFGAIVAGAAVLFTTCTREERRPAKPSMPVKAQLAAFASALKDHDFRWAFIGRALLVLGYFAVSGYQLYILQDHTVLPEGMKPEAAVAIMMPLTSVAMVVSTVLGGWLSDKYDRRKLFVGASALLSAVALVIPALSTSWTAMLAFAVINGLAFGCYMAVDTALVTMVLPKAEDAARDMGVLNIANAGPQIVAPFIASVIVSLSGGYTALFIAAAALAVAGALAVKPIRSVR, from the coding sequence GTGGCCCTTTCCTCCCCCGGCACCGGCACCGCCGCCGCCACCACCGACGCCCCCGCCTCCCCGCGCGGCCTGCTCCCCTTGCTGCTCGTCGGCAACGGCGCCATGTACGCGCTCTACATCGGCGTCGCCGGCGTACTCCTCGCCCTCCAGGTCGAAGACATCGACGCGGCGAACAAGGTCGCCAACTTCGGCCTGATCGCGGGGGTCTCGGCGATCTTCGCGACGGTCTTCAACCCGGTCGCGGGCGCCCTGTCCGACCGCAGCGGACGGCGCAACCCCTGGATCCTGGGCGGTGGACTCGCCGCGATACCGGCGATGTTCCTGCTCGGCGCCGCGGACACGATCCTGCTCATCACCATCGCCTGGTGCCTCGGCCAGGCCGTGATGAACATCTACCAGGCCGCCATCACCTCCGTGGTCCCCGACCGGGTGCCCATGAGCGCCCGCGGCAAGGCCTCCGCCGCCGTCGGCCTCGGCCTGCCGCTGGGCTCGACCATCGGCGCCCTGATCGGCGCGGCCTTCTCGGACGACTACCGCACCGGATACCTGATCTTCGGCGCGATCGTCGCCGGCGCCGCCGTCCTGTTCACCACCTGCACCCGCGAGGAACGGCGCCCGGCCAAGCCCTCCATGCCGGTCAAGGCGCAGCTGGCCGCCTTCGCGAGCGCCCTCAAGGACCACGACTTCCGCTGGGCGTTCATCGGGCGGGCCCTGCTGGTCCTCGGCTACTTCGCGGTGAGCGGCTACCAGCTGTACATCCTCCAGGACCACACCGTGCTGCCGGAGGGCATGAAGCCGGAGGCGGCGGTCGCCATCATGATGCCGCTGACGAGCGTGGCGATGGTCGTCTCCACCGTCCTCGGCGGCTGGCTCTCGGACAAGTACGACCGCCGCAAGCTCTTCGTCGGCGCCTCCGCCCTGCTGTCCGCCGTCGCGCTGGTGATCCCGGCCCTGTCGACCAGCTGGACGGCCATGCTGGCCTTCGCCGTGATCAACGGCCTCGCCTTCGGCTGTTACATGGCCGTGGACACCGCGCTGGTGACGATGGTGCTCCCCAAGGCGGAGGACGCCGCCCGCGACATGGGCGTACTCAACATCGCCAACGCCGGCCCGCAGATCGTCGCCCCCTTCATCGCCTCGGTGATCGTGTCCCTGAGCGGCGGCTACACGGCCCTGTTCATCGCGGCCGCCGCCCTGGCGGTGGCGGGCGCCCTGGCCGTCAAGCCGATCCGAAGCGTCCGCTGA
- a CDS encoding dihydrolipoyl dehydrogenase family protein, whose translation MSEAVEYDVVVLGGGPAGENVVDRTRAAGLSTALVESELVGGECSYWACVPSKALLRPALARADARRVPGLAEAVAGPLDAEAVFAHRDYWTGSWKDDGQIDWLESVGAHVYRGHGRLYGVRKVAVTSPEGEHHVLSARHAVVVATGTRAVIPDLPGMGDARPWTSREATSARAAPGRLLIVGGSVVAAEMATAWQALGSQVTLLVRGSGLLPRMEPFAGELVAEALRDAGAVVRTGVAVESVVRDGSTGPVTVLLEGGETLEGDELLVATGRSPRTEDIGLDTVGLTPGGWIAVDDSCRVPGIDWLYAVGDVNHRALLTHQGKYQARIVGAVIAARAAGNTPLDTGRWGAHAATADTEALPQAVFTDPEAASVGLTLAEAERAGHRVRAVDYDLGKVSGAGLYADGYRGRARMVVDLDREILLGVTFVGPGAAELLHAATIAVAGQVPIERLWHAVPAFPTISEIWLRLLETYRS comes from the coding sequence ATGAGCGAAGCGGTGGAGTACGACGTAGTGGTCCTCGGCGGGGGGCCGGCCGGCGAGAACGTCGTGGACCGGACCCGCGCCGCCGGGCTGAGCACGGCGCTGGTCGAGAGCGAGCTGGTGGGCGGCGAGTGCTCGTACTGGGCCTGCGTCCCCAGCAAGGCGCTGCTGCGCCCGGCGCTGGCCCGGGCCGACGCGCGCCGGGTGCCCGGTCTCGCGGAGGCCGTGGCCGGTCCCCTGGACGCGGAAGCGGTGTTCGCGCACCGGGACTACTGGACCGGGAGCTGGAAGGACGACGGCCAGATCGACTGGCTGGAGTCGGTCGGCGCCCACGTGTACCGGGGCCACGGGCGGCTGTACGGAGTCCGCAAGGTCGCCGTCACCAGCCCGGAGGGGGAGCACCACGTGCTCTCCGCCCGGCACGCGGTCGTCGTCGCGACCGGCACCCGGGCCGTGATCCCGGACCTGCCGGGCATGGGGGACGCCCGCCCGTGGACCAGCCGCGAGGCCACGTCGGCGCGGGCGGCGCCGGGCCGGCTGCTGATCGTCGGCGGGTCGGTGGTGGCCGCGGAGATGGCCACGGCCTGGCAGGCCCTCGGCTCCCAAGTGACCCTGCTCGTACGGGGGTCCGGGCTGCTGCCGCGCATGGAGCCCTTCGCCGGGGAGCTGGTCGCCGAGGCGCTGCGCGATGCCGGCGCGGTGGTCCGTACGGGAGTGGCCGTCGAGTCCGTCGTACGGGACGGCTCGACCGGGCCCGTCACCGTGCTGCTCGAAGGCGGCGAGACGCTGGAGGGCGACGAGCTGCTGGTGGCGACGGGGCGCTCCCCGCGCACCGAGGACATCGGCCTGGACACCGTCGGCCTCACTCCGGGCGGGTGGATCGCGGTGGACGACAGCTGCCGGGTCCCGGGGATCGACTGGCTGTACGCGGTGGGCGACGTGAACCACCGGGCCCTGCTCACCCATCAGGGGAAGTACCAGGCCCGGATCGTGGGCGCCGTCATCGCCGCCCGGGCGGCGGGCAACACGCCGCTCGACACCGGTCGTTGGGGCGCGCACGCGGCGACCGCCGACACGGAAGCCCTCCCGCAGGCCGTGTTCACCGACCCGGAGGCCGCATCGGTGGGCCTGACCCTCGCGGAGGCGGAGCGCGCCGGCCACCGGGTCCGGGCCGTGGACTACGACCTCGGCAAGGTCTCCGGAGCGGGTCTGTACGCAGACGGCTACCGGGGGCGGGCCCGCATGGTGGTGGACCTGGACCGCGAGATCCTGCTCGGCGTCACCTTCGTCGGACCGGGCGCGGCCGAACTCTTGCACGCGGCGACCATCGCGGTCGCGGGTCAGGTCCCGATCGAGCGGCTGTGGCACGCGGTTCCGGCGTTCCCGACGATCAGCGAGATCTGGCTGCGGCTGCTGGAGACGTACCGTAGTTAG
- a CDS encoding alpha/beta fold hydrolase, translated as MQLHTHTWGEGDRIALLIHGIMADHRTWRRVGPALAERGYRAIAVDLRGHGASGRGEYSPEAFADDVVETLPAGAELAIGHSLGGLTLSKAVDRLKPKRAVFSDPAWHLAELGEGFGPEMFAQFKSAPKEQIQAMNPRWEEADVDVELATLALWDEATALSLAPLTGTDLLPAAPVVPSLVQLADPSFLISPERAAVLKERGFEVRSVTGAGHTIHRDDFDGFMASLEGWI; from the coding sequence GTGCAGCTCCACACCCACACCTGGGGCGAAGGCGACCGCATCGCCCTCCTGATCCACGGGATCATGGCCGACCACCGGACCTGGCGCCGGGTCGGGCCCGCCCTCGCCGAGCGCGGCTACCGCGCCATCGCCGTGGACCTGCGCGGCCACGGCGCCAGCGGCCGGGGCGAGTACAGCCCGGAGGCCTTCGCCGACGACGTGGTCGAAACGCTCCCGGCCGGCGCCGAGCTCGCCATCGGCCACTCCCTCGGCGGCCTGACCCTCTCGAAGGCCGTCGACCGCCTGAAGCCGAAGCGCGCCGTGTTCTCCGACCCGGCCTGGCACCTGGCGGAGCTCGGCGAGGGCTTCGGCCCCGAGATGTTCGCCCAGTTCAAGTCGGCGCCCAAGGAGCAGATCCAGGCGATGAACCCGCGCTGGGAGGAGGCCGACGTGGACGTCGAACTGGCCACCCTGGCCCTCTGGGACGAGGCCACCGCCCTGAGCCTGGCCCCGCTGACGGGCACGGACCTGCTGCCGGCGGCGCCGGTGGTCCCCTCCCTCGTACAGCTGGCGGACCCGAGCTTCCTGATCTCCCCGGAGCGCGCGGCGGTCCTCAAGGAGCGCGGCTTCGAGGTCCGCTCGGTCACCGGCGCCGGCCACACGATCCACCGCGACGACTTCGACGGCTTCATGGCATCGCTGGAGGGCTGGATCTAA
- a CDS encoding PucR family transcriptional regulator, which produces MNDEERTLRRQLATALLADIGRLTDALTADIRAHSPFYASGRTVSHADLRVTCRRNVELALNDFGELPSGGRHIEAAATETGRLRAEQGVPLATVLQAFRRGGRVIWQALADRMRDRPPAQQAMLGDIAGALWETIDRFSSAMADAYGLTTVELQHREDSRRGSLFEALLDGRGSDPAVAAAAATALGVPSRDLYAVVVVAQNPASPAEPGPALEAAGLWSFWRPRTEVLAGLVRLGSTVPEELTRILRGAVRCAAGISPPFEELTAADRGLRLAGRALATLPQGTGQVAALDDRLVHAVLCADPEIARRTVGRYLDGVLRSGSERAVLLETLRVWLDEGCSASRTAERLYCHRNTVRGRIGRIAELTGWSAESGEARLGWALALRALGGAAT; this is translated from the coding sequence ATGAACGACGAGGAGCGGACGCTGCGTCGGCAGCTTGCGACGGCTCTGCTCGCGGACATCGGCCGCCTCACCGATGCCCTGACCGCCGACATCCGCGCGCACAGCCCCTTCTACGCGTCCGGCCGGACCGTCTCCCATGCGGATCTGCGGGTGACCTGCCGCCGCAACGTGGAACTGGCGCTCAACGATTTCGGCGAGCTGCCGTCCGGCGGCCGCCACATCGAGGCCGCCGCCACCGAGACCGGACGGCTCCGCGCCGAGCAGGGCGTCCCGCTGGCCACCGTGCTCCAGGCGTTCCGGCGCGGCGGCCGGGTCATCTGGCAGGCGCTGGCGGACCGGATGCGCGACCGGCCGCCGGCACAGCAGGCGATGCTCGGCGACATCGCCGGCGCCCTGTGGGAGACCATCGACCGGTTCTCGTCCGCCATGGCCGACGCGTACGGACTCACCACCGTGGAGTTGCAGCACCGGGAGGACTCCCGGCGCGGATCCCTCTTCGAGGCGTTGCTCGACGGGCGCGGCAGCGACCCGGCGGTGGCCGCCGCGGCGGCCACGGCCCTCGGGGTGCCCTCGCGCGACCTGTACGCCGTGGTCGTCGTCGCCCAGAACCCGGCGTCGCCGGCCGAGCCGGGGCCCGCGCTGGAAGCTGCCGGGCTGTGGTCGTTCTGGCGGCCGCGCACGGAGGTCCTCGCCGGCCTGGTGCGGCTCGGCTCCACAGTGCCCGAGGAGTTGACGCGGATCCTCCGGGGGGCGGTGCGCTGCGCCGCGGGGATTTCGCCGCCGTTCGAGGAGCTGACCGCGGCCGACCGGGGGCTGCGGCTGGCGGGGCGTGCGCTCGCGACCCTCCCGCAGGGCACCGGGCAGGTCGCGGCGCTCGACGACCGGCTGGTGCACGCCGTGCTCTGCGCCGACCCGGAGATCGCTCGACGAACGGTGGGGCGCTATCTCGACGGTGTCCTGCGCAGCGGTTCGGAGAGGGCTGTGCTGCTGGAGACGCTGCGCGTCTGGCTCGACGAGGGCTGCTCGGCCTCCCGCACCGCCGAGCGGCTCTACTGCCACCGCAATACGGTGCGGGGCCGCATCGGACGCATCGCCGAACTGACCGGCTGGTCGGCGGAATCCGGCGAGGCCCGGCTGGGCTGGGCGCTCGCCCTGCGGGCACTGGGAGGAGCAGCGACCTGA
- a CDS encoding long-chain-fatty-acid--CoA ligase: MQLSVATLLSDSARRHPDRIAVVEGELRLTYARLWDEVLGFAAVLRARGIGPGDRVAVLLANTADFPRAYYAVLAAGATVVPVHALMVADEVAYVLRHSGARALVSGGALRPVAQSAAVAAGIEVLEVGAGEERLPYAAERTATATETETATETETATVTATETAAILYTSGTTGRPKGARLTHLNLVMNATVCAGDLLGLTPDDTVLGCLPLFHSYGQSCAMNATLRAGATLVLLPRFSGQAALDTMIHERVTVFMGVPTMYHALTGATADDQRRPAALRVCVSGGAALPVALLERFEAAFGTEILEGYGLTETSPAATFNQRTTGRRPGTVGHPVWGVEAAIADPERERHIALLPDGEVGEVVIRGHNVFAGYLDDPEASAAVLVDGWFRTGDLGVRDEDGFLTIVDRKKDLIIRGGYNVYPREVEEVLARHPAVAEVAVIGLPDPARGEEVCAVVVLRDEVTEEELVAWSRERLGRHKYPRIVRFLPELPLGPSGKVLKRELREACA, from the coding sequence GTGCAGCTCAGCGTCGCCACCCTGCTCTCCGACTCGGCCCGCCGCCACCCCGACCGCATCGCCGTCGTCGAGGGGGAGCTGCGCCTCACCTACGCGCGCCTGTGGGACGAGGTCCTGGGCTTCGCCGCCGTCCTCCGGGCCCGCGGGATCGGCCCCGGCGACCGGGTGGCGGTGCTGCTGGCGAACACCGCGGACTTCCCCCGCGCCTACTACGCGGTCCTCGCGGCCGGCGCGACCGTGGTACCGGTGCACGCACTGATGGTGGCCGACGAGGTGGCGTACGTACTGCGGCACAGCGGCGCCAGAGCGCTCGTCAGCGGAGGGGCCCTGCGGCCGGTGGCGCAGTCGGCCGCCGTCGCGGCGGGCATCGAGGTGCTTGAGGTCGGTGCCGGAGAGGAACGGCTGCCCTACGCGGCCGAGCGGACGGCGACGGCGACAGAGACAGAGACGGCGACAGAGACAGAGACGGCGACGGTGACGGCGACAGAGACCGCCGCCATCCTCTACACCAGCGGCACCACGGGCCGGCCCAAGGGGGCCCGGCTCACCCACCTCAACCTGGTCATGAACGCCACCGTCTGCGCGGGCGACCTGCTCGGCCTGACACCCGACGACACCGTGCTGGGCTGTCTGCCGCTGTTCCACAGCTACGGACAGAGCTGCGCGATGAACGCCACCCTGCGCGCCGGTGCCACCCTCGTCCTGCTGCCCCGCTTCAGCGGCCAGGCCGCCCTGGACACCATGATCCACGAGCGGGTCACCGTATTCATGGGGGTCCCGACGATGTACCACGCTCTCACCGGGGCCACCGCGGACGACCAACGACGCCCCGCGGCGCTCCGGGTGTGCGTCTCCGGCGGCGCGGCGCTCCCGGTCGCCCTGTTGGAGCGCTTCGAGGCGGCCTTCGGCACCGAGATCCTGGAGGGCTACGGGCTCACCGAGACCTCCCCGGCCGCCACCTTCAACCAGCGCACCACCGGCCGCCGTCCCGGGACCGTCGGCCACCCCGTGTGGGGCGTCGAGGCCGCGATCGCCGACCCCGAGCGGGAGCGGCACATAGCGCTCCTGCCGGACGGTGAGGTCGGCGAGGTGGTCATCCGCGGGCACAACGTCTTCGCCGGCTACCTCGACGACCCCGAGGCGAGCGCCGCGGTCCTGGTCGACGGCTGGTTCCGCACCGGCGACCTGGGCGTGCGCGACGAGGACGGCTTCCTCACCATCGTCGACCGCAAGAAGGACCTCATCATCCGGGGCGGCTACAACGTCTACCCCCGCGAGGTCGAGGAGGTGCTCGCCCGCCACCCCGCCGTCGCCGAGGTCGCCGTCATCGGACTGCCCGATCCGGCCCGGGGCGAGGAGGTCTGCGCCGTGGTGGTGCTGCGCGACGAAGTCACCGAGGAAGAGCTCGTGGCCTGGAGCCGGGAGCGCCTGGGCCGGCACAAGTACCCGCGGATCGTACGCTTCCTCCCCGAGTTGCCCCTGGGCCCCAGCGGCAAGGTGCTCAAGCGCGAGCTGCGAGAAGCCTGCGCATGA
- a CDS encoding RidA family protein, protein MAVTLVNPEGLPKPDVYRQLSVATGSKLVFLAGQVARDAEGRPVGGGDFAAQVEQCYLNIGTALAGIGGSFDDVAKLTVYVVDWSPEKMPLLGEGVARAAAKLGIDPVKPITLLGVAALGEPDLLVEVEATAVLD, encoded by the coding sequence ATGGCTGTGACGCTGGTCAATCCCGAGGGATTGCCGAAACCCGATGTGTACCGTCAGCTGTCGGTCGCCACCGGGTCGAAGTTGGTGTTCCTCGCAGGTCAAGTCGCGCGCGATGCCGAGGGGCGACCTGTTGGTGGAGGGGACTTCGCTGCTCAGGTCGAGCAGTGCTATCTCAACATCGGCACCGCCCTGGCCGGGATCGGCGGATCCTTCGACGACGTGGCGAAGTTGACCGTCTACGTCGTCGACTGGAGCCCCGAGAAGATGCCGCTGCTGGGGGAGGGTGTGGCCCGGGCGGCTGCCAAGTTGGGCATCGACCCCGTCAAGCCGATCACGTTGCTGGGTGTTGCGGCGCTGGGGGAACCCGATCTTCTGGTCGAGGTCGAAGCCACGGCCGTTCTCGACTGA